Proteins encoded by one window of Culicoides brevitarsis isolate CSIRO-B50_1 chromosome 2, AGI_CSIRO_Cbre_v1, whole genome shotgun sequence:
- the LOC134832292 gene encoding Golgi phosphoprotein 3 homolog sauron yields the protein MSSEGLARRRKVRSDDSSSNPNADGSSHGNSSRNEELSNHNSVEDSETEDCDSKETRLTLMEEVLLLGLKDKEGYTSFWNDSISSGLRGCILIELGLRGRIELEKPGIRRRSLASRKIIIKSDTLTGDVLLDEALKHIKETDPPETIKSWIEYLSGETWNPLKLRYQLKNVRERLAKNLVEKGVLTTEKQNFLLFDMTTHPLNDNVVKCRLVKKIQDAVLSKWTNDPQRIDKRMISLLYLAHSSDVLENAFAPLSDDDYELAMRRVREILDLDFEQEAAKTNANEIIWGVFMAFTKY from the exons ATGAGCTCCGAAGGCTTAGCAAGACGAAGGAAAGTACGCTCAGATGACTCGTCATCAAATCCGAATGCAG atGGATCATCTCATGGCAACTCGAGTCGAAATGAGGAACTTTCAAATCACAACAGCGTGGAAGACAGCGAAACAGAGGACTGCGACTCTAAGGAAACGAGACTCACATTGATGGAGGAAGTTTTACTGCTGGGCTTGAAGGATAAAGAG GGTTACACATCATTTTGGAACGATAGCATTTCGAGCGGATTGCGTGGGTGCATACTTATAGAACTAGGACTACGTGGCCGGATCGAGCTGGAAAAGCCGGGCATCAGACGAAGAAGTCTCGCTTCCAggaaaatcatcataaaatccGACACGTTAACTGGCGACGTATTGCTGGACGAAGCACTAAAACACATTAAAGAAACCGATCCGCCAGAAACGATCAAATCTTGGATCGAATATTTGAGTG gagAAACATGGAATCCATTAAAGCTGCGATATCAGTTGAAAAATGTCAGAGAACGTCTTGCCAAAAATTTGGTAGAAAAGGGTGTATTGACTacagaaaaacaaaactttttactaTTTGACATGACCACACATCCACTGAACGACAACGTTGTCAAGTGTCGCTTGGTcaaaaaa ATTCAAGATGCTGTTTTATCAAAATGGACAAATGATCCACAACGAATAGATAAGCGGATGATTTCACTTCTTTATCTTGCACATTCTAGCGATGTATTGGAAAAT gCATTCGCACCTCTAAGTGATGACGACTATGAACTTGCAATGCGTCGCGTGCGCGAAATCTTGGACTTGGATTTTGAGCAGGAAGCGGCAAAAACTAACGCAAACGAGATAATTTGGGGAGTTTTCATGGCtttcacaaaatattga
- the LOC134832291 gene encoding ATP-dependent RNA helicase p62-like, with product MLITKLFSTLFSRSYCTVSLRPILVNPLLNQIDTQNMAPHFRENKQKRSYHGVQQHNKFKNNRFGGGAGGQSMNPKVLKEIDWSDTSKLTEIVKDLYCESDITKNRNLKEVKSFLETNQINTKGNQLPKPVLTFDEIQFPDYIKKEIQRQQFENPTAIQAQAWPIVLKGQNLVSIAKTGSGKTLGFLLPAIMHINNQKASTYNARKGPMVLVLAPTRELAQQIQQVASQFGATSYIRNTCLFGGSSRYAQERELRRGCEIVIATPGRLIDFLESGVISLEQVTYLVLDEADRMLDMGFEPQIRKILSQVRPDRQTLMWSATWPKEVHNLAEDFIGNYSMINIGSMELTANHNIKQHVEVIEDYKKDQRLVELLNELKDEHGNIRKTLIFGGTKRRCEKITSHLNRVGFRCVVMHGDKSQNERETALKKFRNDYAPILIATDVCARGLDVEGIDTVINYDFCQGIEDYVHRIGRTGRSTNLGQSFTFFTENDARLARDLVSILQEAKQKIPQELQDMARNSRGGGGRGGGGNFRRYGTVKKGGFGGGGFGGQRNNFGGGGDRRFPHSNSNSGGFGSGAAAKKTNHKFFD from the exons ATGTTAATAACAAAACTCTTTTCCACTCTTTTCAGTAGGAGTTATTGTACAGTATCGCTGAGGCCTATTTTAGTGAATCCGTTGTTGAATCAAATAGACACGCAAAACAT GGCTCCCCATTTTCGTGAGAACAAGCAGAAGCGCAGCTACCATGGCGTACAGCAACATAACAAGTTTAAGAATAATCGCTTTGGTGGCGGCGCCGGAGGTCAGTCAATGAATCCAAAGGTCTTGAAAGAGATCGACTGGTCTGACACCTCCAAACTAACGGAGATCGTCAAGGATTTGTATTGCGAGAGTGACATCACGAAGAATCGCAATCTCAAGGAGGTCAAAAGCTTCCTGGAGACCAATCAAATCAACACGAAAGGTAACCAATTACCGAAACCCGTGTTGACCTTTGACGAAATCCAGTTTCCGGACTACATCAAGAAGGAGATTCAACGACAACAGTTTGAGAATCCGACAGCAATTCAGGCGCAAGCATGGCCCATCGTGCTCAAGGGACAAAATTTGGTATCTATTGCCAAAACTGGTTCCGGCAAGACACTTGGGTTCTTGTTGCCTGCCATTATGCACATCAACAATCAAAAGGCATCGACCTACAATGCCCGCAAAGGCCCCATGGTGCTAGTTTTGGCACCGACACGTGAACTGGCACAGCAAATTCAACAAGTCGCATCGCAATTCGGCGCTACATCGTACATCCGTAACACTTGTCTCTTCGGGGGCTCAAGTCGTTATGCACAAGAACGCGAATTGCGTCGCGGATGCGAAATTGTCATCGCGACACCTGGACGGTTAATTGACTTTTTGGAATCTGGCGTCATTTCTTTGGAACAAGTTACGTATCTCGTTTTGGACGAAGCTGATCGCATGTTGGACATGGGCTTTGAACCACAAATTCGCAAGATTTTGTCACAAGTTCGTCCGGATCGACAAACATTGATGTG gTCTGCTACATGGCCCAAGGAAGTACACAATTTGGCCGAAGATTTCATTGGCAACTACTCCATGATCAACATTGGCTCAATGGAGTTGACAGCGAACCATAACATCAAACAACACGTGGAAGTGATAGAAGATTACAAAAAGGACCAACGCCTCGTCGAATTGCTGAACGAATTGAAGGACGAGCACGGCAACATCAGAAAAACATTGATTTTTGGTGGCACAAAGAGACGTTGCGAGAAAATCACGTCACACTTGAATCGCGTTGGATTCCGTTGTGTCGTTATGCACGGAGACAAATCTCAGAATGAACGCGAAACTGCACTCAAAAAGTTCAGAAATGATTATGCCCCTATTTTGATAGCTACAGACGTTTGCGCTCGCGGCCTCGATGTCGAag GAATTGATACAGTAATTAATTACGATTTTTGTCAAGGTATTGAAGATTACGTGCACAGAATTGGCAGAACCGGACGTTCGACGAACCTCGGACAATCTTTCACCTTTTTCACAGAGAACGATGCTCGACTTGCCAGAGACTTGGTGAGCATCTTGCAAGAAGCAAAGCAGAAAATCCCACAAGAACTCCAAGATATGGCCCGCAACTCACGAGGAGGCGGCGGCCGTGGAGGCGGTGGCAATTTCCGCAGATACGGCACCGTGAAGAAGGGAGGATTCGGCGGCGGCGGATTCGGAGGACAACGCAACAACTTCGGTGGCGGTGGCGATCGGAGATTCCCCCATTCCAATTCGAATTCCGGAGGATTTGGTAGTGGTGCTGCGGCGAAAAAAACCAATCACAAGTTTTTcgactaa
- the LOC134831153 gene encoding gamma-tubulin complex component 2 homolog yields the protein MSKDPSNEMKEIQALQTLLKASNIKGTPEDVINTFKNPRYDKKKLLQLVQILFNNDASFIGEFQKSAEQSGNHAALMAILKKYASENQPKVVVKEKIKKSISFQSNETAPPQQQLSANNYNKSVFETPKISSTKIMSGNSPDNSVLVDFENIKVNRSAALWNFNDFQENASYKRVATVGIPFSSQETLVVKEVLYCLVGIKSSMIVPRISDNPDSSIQVEFSVSSEISETLRDLVQEITPLASYYSNIQAFVQYAILPKNGQVLHSLSDALKNTINDYYMSIARLETMHSKHKLSLHKIIYFLRQITIIMEKLSDITTQIKAKEIRGGNVLTLLHERQAAQSGDKATQDILRLLSNASAVPYLEMLKLWISKGIIYDPGNEFFITDCQNRENCLSTHSMVYWETRYVFHPEKIPIYFKEFADKILRTGKYLNVIRECGKPLNIENDVDFKLIHSEKKYAHVVNEAYNYASSSLLELIMDEYDLLGRFSSVKRYFLLQQGDFIAQFMDACEQELVKNVEKVIPMKLKSLLELTLRLSSAKFDKYQDDLTTTLLPYGLLTQMTKLMSDVAENLEDPNELTGIDCFSFGYEVQWPMSIVFNQGVIAKYQMIFRELFYFKHVERLLHRLWAISNTFYNMNRRPAIDLYRPAFTLRQRMMNAIQNIEYYLMIEVIEPNWHLFFQKLGKVKNIDDVLVAHQEFLDHCLQNCMLTYPTLLKSVMSVCNICIEFCEFIQVESERKVDSGFQEKVQKFSEDFTVKILALLRQIHDLSSQNISDTKFLNLVHRINSNSFYSESKVIVN from the exons ATGAGCAAAGATCCATCAA atgaaatgaAGGAAATTCAAGCCTTACAAACCCTTCTGAAGGCGTCAAATATCAAAGGAACACCGGAAGACGTCATAAATACTTTCAAGAATCCGCGATATGATAAAAAGAAGTTGCTTCAACTCGTTCAGATACTTTTCAACAATGACGCCAGTTTTATCGGCGAATTCCAGAAGAGTGCAGAACAAAGTGGCAATCATGCCGCCTTGATGgctattctaaaaaaatacgcTTCAGAAAATCAACCCAAGGTTgtcgtcaaagaaaaaattaagaaaagcaTCAGTTTTCAGTCGAATGAAACGGCGCCACCGCAACAACAGCTCTCTGCAAACAATTACAACAAATCTGTGTTCGAGACACCCAAAATCTCGTCGACTAAAATTATGTCCGGTAATTCGCCAGACAATTCCGTACTTGTTGATTTTGAGAATATAAAAGTAAATCGCTCCGCTGCCTTGTGgaatttcaatgattttcaGGAAAATGCCTCGTATAAGCGAGTTGCCACTGTTGGGATCCCATTTTCGTCGCAAGAGACCCTCGTGGTGAAGGAAGTTTTGTATTGCTTGGTGGGCATCAAGAGTTCAATGATTGTGCCGCGAATTAGTGACAATCCCGACAGCAGTATCCAAGTCGAATTCAGTGTTAGTTCCGAAATTTCCGAGACCCTGAGAGATTTGGTGCAAGAAATCACCCCGTTAGCAAGTTACTACTCCAATATCCAGGCGTTTGTGCAGTACGCGATACTGCCAAAGAACGGTCAAGTGCTGCACAGTCTCTCGGATGCCCTGAAAAATACCATTAATGATTATTACATGTCGATCGCACGCTTGGAAACGATGCATTCGAAGCACAAGTTGAGTTTGCACAAAATAATCTACTTTTTGCGACAAATAACGAtcataatggaaaaattatcggACATCACGACACAAATCAAGGCAAAGGAGATTCGAGGCGGAAACGTACTAACACTTTTGCATGAACGACAAGCAGCGCAAAGTGGCGACAAAGCAACGCAAGACATTTTACGCCTCTTAAGCAATGCCTCAGCCGTGCCTTACTTGGAAATGTTGAAACTTTGGATATCCAAGGGAATTATTTACGATCCCGGCAACGAGTTTTTCATCACCGACTGCCAGAACCGCGAAAATTGCCTTTCCACACATTCGATGGTGTACTGGGAAACGCGTTACGTTTTCCATCCGGAAAAGATTCCGATTTACTTCAAGGAATTCGCTGACAAAATTTTACGCACGGGCAAATACCTCAATGTCATACGGGAATGCGGAAAGCCCTTGAATATCGAGAATGACGTCGACTTCAAACTCATTCATTCGGAAAAGAAGTACGCACATGTGGTTAATGAAGCCTACAATTacgcatcgtcgtcgttgttggagTTGATTATGGACGAGTACGACTTGTTGGGACGCTTTTCTTCCGTAAAACGTTACTTTTTGCTGCAACAAGGCGACTTTATTGCGCAATTTATGGATGCATGTGAGCAGGAATTGGtcaaaaatgtggaaaaagtcATTCCGATGAAGCTGAAAAGTCTGCTGGAACTCACTTTGCGTCTCAGTTCCGCCAAATTCGACAAATATCAGGATGATTTGACAACTACACTCTTGCCATACGGACTTCTCACGCAAATGACGAAGCTCATGAGTGACGTTGCCGAAAATCTCGAAGATCCGAACGAGTTAACGGGCATCGATTGTTTCTCCTTCGGCTACGAAGTGCAATGGCCCATGTCGATTGTCTTCAATCAAGGCGTAATTGCGAAATATCAGATGATTTTCCGCGAATTATTCTACTTTAAGCATGTCGAGCGGTTGCTGCATCGCTTATGGGCTATCAGCAACACTTTTTACAACATGAATCGACGTCCAGCCATCGACTTGTATCGACCGGCATTCACGTTACGACAACGCATGATGAATGCCATCCAGAATATCGAATATTACCTCATGATTGAAGTGATTGAGCCGAATTGGCATCTCTTTTTCCAGAAACTCGGCAAAGTAAAGAACATCGATGACGTTCTGGTGGCGCATCAAGAATTCCTCGATCACTGTTTGCAGAATTGCATGCTCACGTATCCGACGTTGCTGAAAAGTGTCATGTCCGTGTGCAACATTTGCATTGAATTTTGCGAATTTATTCAAGTAGAGTCCGAACGAAAAGTCGATTCTGGCTTTCAAGAGAAAGTACAGAAGTTTTCGGAAGACTTTACCGTCAAAATTCTCGCACTTTTACGACAAATTCACGATTTGTCCTCGCAAAATATCTCAGACACGAAATTCCTGAATCTCGTTCATCGCATCAACTCCAACTCATTTTACTCGGAAAGCAAAGTGATtgttaattga
- the LOC134831154 gene encoding NADH dehydrogenase [ubiquinone] iron-sulfur protein 5-like produces MVTPLIKTPFTDLTSGIINCQYYDKCGERELAMTECLEAYGLERGKKKCADLIADFQECFTMKKQLLRVAEMKMERERQYWMGERSKEERYAKPPRMDAY; encoded by the exons atggTGACTCCTTTGATCAAAACTCCATTCACTGACTTGACCAGTGGCATCATCAATTGTCAGTACTACGACAAATGCGGCGAACGCGAATTGGCCATGACGGAGTGCTTGGAAGCCTACGGTCTGGAAAGAGGCAAGAAGAAGTGTGCAGATTTAATAGCAGATTTTCAGGAGTGTTTCACTATGAAAAAGCAACTTTTGCGAGTTGCTGAGATGAAAATGGAACGAGAACGACAATACTGGATGGGTGAGCGATCAAAGGAAGAGAGATATGCCAAGCCACCAag aaTGGATGCCTATTAA
- the LOC134831341 gene encoding active breakpoint cluster region-related protein-like, which yields MSVFTDFQKCWSQKFPENSLTSEWKEDVRASLKLHKEKIDSLEKELEKEKLYCIYLEKLLSDAENFKQNDNDSSSLTVLPDSNEPKPSDSVPESSSDDATIKETDAIYLTQVLTELQEKSQSKTNNDEQLKSEAEPASNQYVTVIKLHNDGESTVESDETPKPAENIEKPQPVEAKPAEVKPQTRTHKYENVIIETKTNNNILKQDEPPTTQQSSFTSTFSNITSGSVLATAAAFDNARKKVPPKPPPKFAKRAPVDAPSIPKILPKDGGGENNVKPSLMQRQKSNESLEQSPLVARRSVHSMKSSLEEKNGESVSSTPTGSFGRVSPKSNKSQEKISNAGSKESLGSIGLPSDKLTSYESTSSLNSDGLKTGAGHDNNEHYYDSVPIDNIEDDYVYIKPGSLPQSEPPTSPTEDNQRKQIKSVLEPESPGRNSNYVNIDYFLQSEKADARNSSIESDGEHNDKDSNVIPSAALKKSQVRSTTIRQIISSIINSETLYVDCLNKMKQYMKAIRADLSQSHPVITITQEEFDTMFFKIDELYAVHDEFLTELRTMQSQEGDICAGKAFKKLTDQIDMYGAFLHNYGRAIETVKKCGANNAQFRDIVSKIVLNSPNEQTLTLEDLLHKPVARVQKNALNLQDLLNHTPETHPDYHLLKQSQRKMRSFLAEFNVPASKFMHDDKALRRLVKNSFIVEHSDGHRKLRHLFLFNDVIACAKHKASGRDRFECELKWFIPLQDINVLEDIEAEPKESNLVNLIQLKSQACTVRDQIMMEEKEEKKRSGDKYRKKLADLEGQLVLASPNLVLKLSNKTNGKVVTFFLSSDFERTQWIDSITTLQQSCTLPGTHTINVYDLQAWITACQTHIKTEMGSYLLRSGRDESLLVGDLLFTVQHLTGLEHAADLFICIEVDSYGHYFRKAKTKLVCQSANPMWNESFIIELEGSQNVRLLLYEDDPKRPILRAKHILQLSRQWLSDETPTHKLIKLTDKLTLNVNLKFTPGELSLRRVPTSKPGSLFGSKLQNVLKREKRDIPFIITSCIREVERRGLCEVGVYRVSGSASDLSKLKKSFETNSYEAEQLLKEVDIHSVTGILKSYLRELPEALFTDALYVKLFEAYNKNLKLSEEQRAVALSVLFPELPPSNQATIDFILHHLIRVNQHETENKMSLHNLAMVFGPTLLRPGKTSTSAFKAQKESFLESSTVDVMTQAGILLCFLLNIKNKH from the exons ATGAGTGTATTTACGGATTTCCAAAAGTGTTGGTCACAAAAGTTTCCCGAAAACTCGCTGACTTCCGAGTGGAAGGAAGACGTTCGGGCCTCGCTCAAATTGCACAAAGAGAAAATCGATTCGCTGGAAAAAGAGTTGGAGAAAGAGAAGCtgtattgtatttatttggaGAAATTGTTAAGCGacgcagaaaattttaagcaaaatgaTAATGATTCATCTAGTCTAACTGTTTTGCCCGACTCGAATGAG CCGAAACCCTCTGACTCGGTACCCGAATCATCGTCCGACGACGCAACCATCAAGGAAACAGATGCAATATATTTAACGCAAGTATTAACGGAACTGCAAGAAAAATCGCAATCCAAGACGAATAACGACGAGCAGCTAAAATCCGAGGCCGAGCCAGCGAGCAATCAGTATGTGACGGTGATCAAGTTACACAACGACGGCGAATCCACTGTCGAATCGGACGAAACGCCAAAACCAGCAGAAAATATCGAGAAACCGCAACCGGTGGAAGCAAAACCAGCTGAAGTTAAGCCGCAAACGCGTACCCACAAGTACGAAAATGTCATAATCGAGACAAAGACCAACAATAACATCTTGAAACAAGACGAACCACCTACCACACAACAATCATCCTTCACGTCGACATTCAGTAACATTACGTCTGGATCAGTATTAGCGACTGCCGCTGCATTCGACAATGCCCGCAAGAAGGTTCCGCCAAAACCACCACCAAAATTTGCCAAACGCGCACCCGTTGATGCGCCCTCAATCCCCAAAATACTGCCAAAGGACGGCGGCGGCGAGAACAATGTGAAGCCCAGTCTCATGCAGAGGCAAAAATCCAACGAATCCTTGGAACAATCACCACTTGTGGCACGGAGATCCGTTCATTCGATGAAATCCTCGCTCGAGGAGAAGAATGGCGAAAGTGTTAGTAGCACACCAACAGGCAGCTTCGGTCGTGTGTCGCCGAAAAGCAACAAAAGTCaggagaaaatttcaaatgcagGCTCCAAAGAGTCGTTAGGGTCTATTGGCCTGCCATCCGATAAGCTTACGAGCTACGAGTCAACGTCCTCGCTCAATTCGGATGGCTTGAAAACCGGTGCTGGACACGATAACAACGAACACTATTACGACAGTGTTCCCATTGACAACATCGAGGACGATTATGTTTACATTAAGCCTGGTAGCTTACCGCAAAGTGAACCGCCTACCTCACCAACAGAAGATAATCAACGGAAGCAAATTAAAAGTGTGCTCGAGCCCGAGTCTCCGGGTCGCAATTCCAATTACGTAAACATCGATTACTTTTTACA aagtGAAAAGGCTGACGCTAGAAATAGCTCGATTGAAAGCGATGGAGAGCACAACGATAAGGATTCCAATGTCATTCCAAGTGCAGCACTTAAGAAATCg CAAGTGCGTAGCACAACAATTCGTCAAATCATTTCCAGTATAATCAATAGTGAGACTTTGTATGTGGACTGTTTGAACAAGATGAAGCAATACATGAAGGCGATCCGCGCAGATTTGTCACAATCGCACCCCGTGATAACGATAACGCAGGAGGAATTCGACACGATGTTCTTCAAAATTGACGAACTCTACGCGGTACACGATGAATTCCTCACGGAATTACGTACGATGCAATCGCAGGAGGGCGACATTTGCGCCGGCAAGGCTTTCAAAAAGCTCACCGACCAAATTGACATGTATGGCGCCTTCCTGCACAACTACGGACGTGCAATAGAAACTGTTAAGAAATGTGGTGCAAATAACGCTCAATTCCGTGATATCGTATCGAAAATAGTATTAAACTCACCAAACGAACAGACGTTGACGCTGGAAGACTTGTTGCACAAACCCGTGGCCCGGGTACAAAAGAATGCCCTCAACTTGCAAGACTTACTCAATCACACGCCCGAAACGCACCCCGACTATCATCTGCTGAAACAATCACAACGAAAAATGCGCTCATTCCTCGCGGAATTCAATGTACCCGCGTCGAAATTCATGCACGACGACAAGGCGTTGCGACGTCTCGTCAAGAATTCATTCATCGTAGAGCATTCGGACGGGCATCGCAAATTGCGACATCTCTTCCTCTTCAACGACGTAATCGCGTGTGCCAAACACAAGGCATCGGGACGCGATCGCTTCGAATGCGAACTAAAATGGTTTATTCCGCTGCAGGACATTAACGTGCTGGAAGATATTGAAGCTGAACCCAAAGAATCCAACTTAGTGAACCTCATCCAGCTAAAATCGCAGGCTTGTACGGTGCGCGACCAGATCATGATGGAAGAAAAGGAAGAGAAAAAACGTTCAGGCGACAAATATCGCAAAAAATTGGCAGACCTCGAGGGTCAATTGGTGCTCGCCTCACCAAATTTGGTCCTAAAATTGAGTAACAAGACCAATGGAAAAGTCGTCACTTTTTTCCTGAGCTCCGACTTTGAACGAACACAATGGATTGACTCCATAACGACGTTACAGCAATCATGCACTTTGCCCGGAACGCACACCATCAACGTTTACGACTTGCAAGCGTGGATAACGGCCTGCCAAACACACATCAAAACCGAAATGGGTTCATATTTGCTTCGATCCGGTCGTGATGAAAGTCTCCTTGTGGGCGACTTACTTTTTACCGTGCAACATCTCACCGGATTGGAACATGCGGCGGATTTATTCATTTGTATTGAAGTCGATTCGTACGGACACTACTTCCGCAAGGCCAAAACAAAGTTAGTTTGTCAATCCGCGAATCCCATGTGGAACGAAAGTTTCATCATCGAATTGGAAGGCAGTCAAAATGTTCGCTTGCTCTTGTATGAAGACGATCCAAAACGACCAATTTTACGTGCAAAGCACATTTTACAA TTGAGCCGACAATGGTTGAGTGACGAGACGCCTACACataaacttattaaattaaccGATAAATTAACGCTGAAtgtgaatttgaaatttacgCCGGGCGAACTTAGTCTTCGACGGGTACCGACTTCCAAGCCGGGATCGCTTTTCGGAAGCAAATTGCAAAACGTCTTAaa gcgTGAGAAACGTGATATACCATTTATTATAACGAGCTGTATTCGAGAGGTCGAACGACGAGGATTGTGTGAAGTTGGTGTGTATCGTGTGAGTGGATCCGCATCCGATctctcaaaattgaaaaaatcctttgaaacga attccTATGAAGCTGAGCAATTATTGAAAGAAGTTGATATACATTCCGTGACgggaattttaaaatcttatttgCGTGAATTGCCTGAAGCATTATTTACCGACGCTTTGTATGTGAAGCTCTTTGAGgcctacaataaaaatttgaaactttccgAGGAACAACGAGCCGTAGCGCTTTCAGTCCTGTTTCCAGAATTACCTCCATCTAATCAAGCaacaattgattttattttgcatcatttaattag AGTCAACCAGCACGAGACTGAAAACAAGATGTCTCTGCATAACCTTGCAATGGTATTTGGACCCACATTGCTGCGACCCGGCAAGACATCGACGAGTGCATTCAAGGCTCAAAAGGAATCCTTTTTGGAATCCAGCACGGTGGACGTAATGACACAAGCGGGAATATTACTTTGCTTCTtattgaacataaaaaataagcactaa